In Chitinophaga nivalis, a single genomic region encodes these proteins:
- a CDS encoding cold-shock protein: MKNDLFDHCTSLSKEEAANIQGGLSGTVKWFNEDKGFGFITPLDGQADVFVHFATIQVAGFQPLPDIDLHV; this comes from the coding sequence ATGAAAAACGATCTTTTTGACCATTGTACCAGTTTGTCAAAAGAAGAAGCTGCCAATATTCAGGGTGGCCTCAGTGGTACTGTGAAATGGTTTAATGAGGATAAAGGCTTTGGATTTATTACACCATTAGATGGGCAGGCGGATGTTTTTGTACATTTTGCAACTATACAGGTGGCAGGATTTCAGCCGTTGCCGGATATTGATTTGCATGTTTAG
- a CDS encoding cold-shock protein — protein MKKLSLTLAILMSPLFMMHSLQATSHAASNNVIRHAAPVSERYNGTIKWFNIIKGYGFITRDVDGLDLFVHFSDFDGLAGLFTHEGQRVSFEAEMGPKGLQARNVRRL, from the coding sequence ATGAAAAAGTTATCTTTAACACTCGCTATTTTAATGTCTCCTCTATTCATGATGCACTCCCTGCAGGCTACCAGCCACGCAGCATCCAACAATGTCATCAGACATGCCGCTCCGGTAAGCGAAAGATATAACGGTACCATTAAATGGTTTAATATAATAAAAGGATATGGTTTTATTACCCGAGATGTAGACGGACTGGATCTATTTGTTCACTTTAGTGATTTTGATGGATTAGCGGGCCTGTTTACTCATGAAGGACAACGCGTATCATTTGAAGCAGAGATGGGTCCTAAAGGGCTACAGGCCAGAAATGTACGGCGCCTTTAG
- a CDS encoding DinB family protein, whose product MNKQAILPMPEYYDRYIALAPDQELAAAFQQSLQTINTLDMPLLETYGNYSYAPGKWSVKTMFQHVTDTERIFTYRALVFSRNDDTPLPPFDENEYAANSHADERPLTDIMAELKLVRQSTIALFNSFTDGMLLTSGNNYKINMSVLAMGYTIIGHQQHHLNILKERYLPAATYLT is encoded by the coding sequence ATGAATAAACAAGCTATACTCCCCATGCCGGAGTACTACGACCGTTACATCGCCCTGGCGCCTGACCAGGAACTAGCCGCCGCCTTCCAGCAATCATTACAGACGATTAACACGCTGGATATGCCTTTACTGGAGACTTACGGTAACTATAGTTATGCCCCCGGAAAATGGTCTGTTAAAACCATGTTTCAGCATGTAACGGATACAGAAAGAATTTTCACCTACAGGGCGTTGGTATTTTCCCGCAACGATGATACACCACTACCTCCATTTGATGAAAATGAATATGCAGCCAACAGCCATGCTGATGAACGGCCACTGACTGATATCATGGCCGAGTTAAAACTGGTCAGACAATCCACCATCGCACTGTTCAACAGCTTTACCGATGGTATGCTCCTAACATCCGGCAACAATTATAAAATCAACATGAGCGTGCTGGCAATGGGCTATACCATTATAGGGCATCAGCAACATCATTTAAACATACTCAAAGAAAGATACCTGCCTGCGGCAACCTATCTCACCTAA
- a CDS encoding catalase, whose translation MAKKKVTIPDNEKQQELERDKEHPEDTLLTTNQGLKINDNQNSLKAGERGPSLLEDFILREKITHFDHERIPERIVHARGAGAHGIFQLYASQEKYTKAKFLNDTNTATPVFVRFSTVAGSRGSSDLARDARGFAVKFYTEEGNYDLVGNNIPVFFIQDAMKFPDLIHAVKPEPHHEMPQAASAHDTFWDFISLMPEAAHMIMWVMSDRAIPRSYRMMEGFGVNTFRLINEKGEAHFVKFHWKPVLGAHAVAWDEALKISGKDPDFHRRDLWEAIENKQYPEWELGIQIVAAADEHTLGIDLLDPTKLIPEEQVPVEMIGKLTLNRNPDNFFAETEQVAFHPGHIVPGIDFTNDPLLQGRLFSYTDTQLSRLGSPNFHEIPINRAISAVHNNQRDGHMRQTINTGRTSYQPNTIGGGCPFQAKLSEGGFTSYEERIDAHKIRDRSESFSDHFSQAKLFYNSQSTAEKKHLTDALRFELGKVEITAIKTRMLGILSQIDRLLAENVAAGLGLEVPEQPEKPINQGIPADADPEKYEPTPIHLIIESSAALSMDRKENKGIVSRKVAFLVADGVDGQSLEDARDALLDEGAVVKVIAPHGGFIRNADGEDIPVDHTLLTTASVLFDALYIPGGAASIAALKQDPDAIHFINETFRHCKAIAAHPDAHALINVTYVASHADKNKDSGLYLDDDMEAFIAGIGLHRFWDLEEERKVPA comes from the coding sequence ATGGCAAAGAAAAAAGTAACGATACCCGACAATGAGAAGCAACAGGAACTGGAACGGGATAAGGAACATCCCGAAGATACCCTGTTAACGACCAACCAGGGATTAAAGATCAATGATAATCAGAACTCCCTGAAGGCAGGAGAACGCGGGCCTTCCTTACTGGAAGATTTTATACTGCGGGAGAAGATAACCCACTTTGACCACGAAAGAATACCCGAGAGAATTGTACATGCAAGGGGGGCAGGAGCACATGGCATATTTCAGTTGTATGCCTCACAGGAAAAATATACCAAAGCAAAATTTCTCAATGATACCAATACAGCTACCCCTGTATTTGTAAGATTTTCCACGGTGGCGGGTTCGCGCGGATCGTCCGATCTGGCGCGGGATGCACGGGGCTTTGCCGTAAAGTTTTATACAGAGGAAGGTAACTATGACCTGGTAGGAAATAACATACCGGTGTTTTTTATACAGGACGCGATGAAGTTTCCGGACCTCATTCATGCGGTAAAACCGGAACCGCATCATGAAATGCCGCAGGCGGCATCTGCACACGATACTTTCTGGGATTTCATTTCCCTGATGCCGGAAGCGGCGCATATGATTATGTGGGTGATGTCTGACCGGGCTATTCCCCGTAGCTATCGGATGATGGAAGGGTTTGGGGTAAATACCTTCCGGCTGATCAATGAAAAAGGAGAAGCCCATTTTGTGAAGTTTCACTGGAAACCTGTGTTGGGGGCACATGCGGTAGCATGGGATGAAGCATTGAAAATATCCGGTAAAGATCCTGACTTTCATCGCCGGGATTTATGGGAAGCCATTGAAAATAAACAATACCCCGAATGGGAACTGGGCATACAGATAGTAGCTGCTGCTGATGAACATACACTGGGAATAGATTTGCTGGATCCTACCAAACTGATTCCGGAAGAACAGGTACCGGTTGAAATGATTGGTAAGCTTACGCTGAACAGAAATCCGGATAACTTTTTCGCGGAAACAGAGCAGGTTGCTTTTCATCCCGGACATATTGTACCGGGTATTGACTTCACCAATGATCCCTTGCTGCAGGGACGGTTGTTCTCTTATACAGATACGCAATTATCGCGGTTGGGAAGTCCTAATTTCCATGAAATACCCATTAACAGAGCTATATCCGCGGTACATAACAACCAGCGCGACGGGCATATGCGGCAAACCATTAATACCGGTCGTACCAGTTATCAACCTAACACTATTGGTGGGGGCTGTCCGTTTCAGGCAAAGCTGAGCGAAGGCGGTTTTACTTCGTATGAAGAACGCATTGATGCCCACAAGATCAGAGACCGCAGTGAAAGTTTTTCGGATCATTTCAGCCAGGCGAAGTTGTTTTATAACAGCCAGTCAACGGCGGAGAAAAAACACCTCACAGATGCGCTGCGGTTTGAATTGGGTAAAGTGGAAATTACAGCTATCAAAACCAGGATGCTGGGTATACTCAGTCAGATAGACCGGTTACTGGCAGAAAATGTAGCCGCCGGGTTAGGACTGGAAGTGCCGGAACAACCGGAGAAGCCGATTAATCAAGGTATTCCGGCGGATGCAGATCCGGAAAAATATGAACCCACCCCCATTCACCTGATCATAGAAAGTTCCGCTGCCCTGAGTATGGACCGCAAGGAAAATAAAGGTATTGTATCCCGGAAGGTGGCCTTTCTGGTAGCAGACGGTGTAGATGGACAGTCCCTGGAAGATGCCCGGGATGCCTTGCTGGATGAGGGCGCAGTGGTTAAAGTAATTGCGCCTCATGGGGGCTTTATCCGTAATGCAGACGGGGAGGATATTCCGGTAGACCATACGTTGCTAACGACTGCTTCCGTGCTTTTTGATGCGTTGTATATTCCTGGTGGTGCCGCCAGTATTGCTGCGTTAAAGCAGGACCCCGATGCTATTCATTTTATTAATGAAACTTTCCGGCATTGCAAGGCCATTGCCGCTCATCCGGATGCACATGCGTTAATAAATGTAACCTATGTAGCGTCGCATGCCGATAAAAATAAGGATAGCGGATTATATCTCGATGACGACATGGAGGCTTTTATAGCCGGCATTGGGCTGCATCGTTTCTGGGACCTGGAAGAAGAGCGAAAGGTGCCGGCCTGA
- a CDS encoding terpene synthase family protein: MRPLLKYPFPSRINPGVDLLEENAISIIEAYQLLPDAFNEKLKKINAGYWAAASWPNGTEEQLSVITRWLIWAITFDDYYGPLNLDDLSEACARSVEILRGAPITAHDNEIFRQLSLVREALQSFVTDQWMARFIDDHIHFFEGLMIDTNYSYKPVARYPSLEDYLEIRVKIMLAPGVADLIEVTTGSILPEDVYNHPYIRRISALAYDMMGWANDLYSLEKEILAHEVMNLVLVLQHTQNRSPEDAIQEAVRMHDAHLEKFTKLSHAIPDFGANQALVQKYVEGLGTWLNGHISWLSYTSRYLV; the protein is encoded by the coding sequence ATGAGGCCGCTACTAAAATATCCTTTTCCCTCGCGTATTAACCCAGGCGTAGACCTGCTAGAAGAAAACGCTATAAGCATTATTGAAGCGTATCAGCTACTACCTGATGCCTTCAATGAGAAACTAAAAAAGATAAATGCCGGATATTGGGCGGCCGCCAGCTGGCCCAATGGTACAGAAGAACAGCTATCTGTTATCACCCGATGGCTGATCTGGGCAATTACCTTTGATGATTATTATGGTCCACTCAATCTGGACGACCTCAGCGAAGCATGCGCACGCAGTGTGGAAATATTACGTGGAGCGCCTATCACCGCTCATGACAACGAAATATTCCGGCAGCTTTCCCTTGTAAGAGAAGCGTTACAGTCCTTTGTGACAGATCAATGGATGGCCAGGTTTATTGATGATCATATACACTTCTTTGAAGGTTTGATGATCGATACCAATTATAGTTATAAGCCGGTGGCAAGATATCCCTCTCTGGAAGACTACCTGGAGATTAGGGTAAAAATCATGCTGGCTCCTGGCGTTGCCGACCTCATAGAAGTAACTACCGGCAGCATATTGCCGGAGGATGTTTACAATCATCCTTACATCCGGCGGATAAGTGCACTCGCCTACGATATGATGGGATGGGCCAATGATCTCTATTCACTGGAAAAAGAAATACTGGCGCATGAAGTAATGAATCTGGTGCTGGTGCTGCAGCATACGCAAAACCGTTCTCCTGAAGATGCGATACAGGAAGCAGTACGGATGCATGATGCCCACCTGGAAAAATTCACAAAGCTGTCCCATGCCATACCAGACTTCGGCGCCAATCAGGCATTGGTTCAAAAGTATGTAGAAGGACTGGGCACATGGCTGAATGGACATATCAGCTGGTTATCCTATACTTCCAGATATCTGGTATAA
- a CDS encoding DUF2306 domain-containing protein, producing the protein MSSKQHGDKRYHSIFNKARWILFAGLAAIIGLYPVLYFVVPGKFKLLNGKSAALLASIAWNTAFYTHIVLGGLALLIGWSQFHRQLRQQHTGLHRTIGKTYVLAALLSSLAGIYLGFYAMGGPIAAVGFICLGLVWFTTTFTAWLYIRRGLTDQHEKMMIYSYAACFGAVTLRLWLPVLTMLYHDFMKAYVCVAWLSWVPNIMVAYFMVQQKAVRNRSTTV; encoded by the coding sequence ATGTCCTCAAAACAACACGGTGATAAACGCTATCATTCCATTTTTAATAAAGCCCGGTGGATACTTTTTGCCGGATTGGCTGCTATTATAGGGCTGTATCCTGTTTTATACTTTGTAGTACCCGGAAAATTCAAATTGCTGAATGGAAAGAGCGCAGCATTGCTGGCCAGTATTGCCTGGAATACGGCTTTTTATACACACATTGTTTTAGGTGGGCTGGCGTTATTGATTGGCTGGAGTCAGTTCCACCGTCAATTACGGCAACAGCACACAGGGTTGCACCGAACGATCGGGAAAACCTATGTGCTGGCCGCATTATTAAGTTCGCTGGCAGGCATTTACCTGGGCTTTTATGCCATGGGAGGCCCGATAGCTGCTGTCGGTTTCATCTGTCTTGGCCTGGTCTGGTTTACTACTACTTTCACCGCCTGGTTATACATCAGAAGAGGACTGACTGATCAGCATGAAAAAATGATGATTTACAGTTACGCTGCCTGTTTTGGCGCAGTAACGCTGCGCCTATGGCTACCCGTACTGACTATGCTTTATCATGATTTTATGAAAGCATACGTATGTGTAGCCTGGTTGTCGTGGGTACCTAATATAATGGTTGCTTATTTCATGGTGCAGCAGAAAGCCGTTCGCAATAGATCAACAACTGTCTGA
- a CDS encoding carboxymuconolactone decarboxylase family protein, which produces MTARILFQDTNKGFMDGLMKTEAYLKRSGIAPALQELIKFRVSQINGCAYCLDMHYKDAIHMGETEQRLYSLAAWRDAPFYTDAERAALAFAEVLTKANSQDVEDDVYEALSQFFSKGDIADLALVVGQINTWNRINKTFRTVPGDYKPA; this is translated from the coding sequence ATGACCGCAAGAATTTTATTTCAAGACACCAACAAAGGTTTTATGGATGGCTTAATGAAAACAGAAGCTTATCTGAAAAGATCCGGCATCGCACCTGCTTTGCAGGAGCTGATCAAATTCCGCGTATCACAGATCAATGGATGCGCCTATTGCCTGGACATGCATTACAAAGACGCCATCCACATGGGAGAAACGGAACAACGGCTGTATTCTTTAGCTGCCTGGAGAGATGCTCCTTTTTATACAGATGCAGAAAGAGCGGCCCTCGCCTTTGCAGAAGTGCTGACCAAAGCCAACAGCCAGGATGTGGAAGATGATGTATATGAGGCACTGAGTCAGTTTTTCTCTAAAGGAGATATCGCAGACCTGGCCCTGGTAGTAGGACAAATCAACACCTGGAACAGGATCAACAAAACATTCAGAACTGTGCCCGGAGATTACAAACCTGCATAG
- a CDS encoding sigma-70 family RNA polymerase sigma factor codes for MSDEQYHLKDYQRVLFPYAYNILGSAEDAKDAIQDVLSNYVATHREGITNEKNYLIKSVVNQSINIRNRRKTVSSDDVWLPEPVATEAADANINLRDVASYSLLILLEQLNPKERAVFILKEAFGYSHEEIAEVLSSTVENSRKLLSRAKARLDPAQRPVSTGKVTPDILNNYINALTGGDTQQLESLLSKDISFFADGGTTHKVVKKTCQGLREVTDLLIYLYKTYQSALSMEIKEINHQPAILLYNGPQLISCQVFRLDETDGRIAQISVLVDPEKLKSLTIA; via the coding sequence ATGTCTGACGAACAATATCACCTGAAAGATTATCAAAGGGTTTTATTCCCATACGCCTATAACATCCTGGGATCTGCTGAAGATGCCAAAGATGCCATACAAGACGTATTATCCAACTACGTTGCCACTCACCGGGAAGGTATTACCAACGAAAAAAATTACCTGATCAAGAGTGTCGTTAATCAATCTATCAATATCAGGAACAGAAGAAAAACTGTGAGCAGCGATGACGTGTGGCTACCAGAACCGGTAGCCACGGAAGCTGCCGATGCAAATATCAATCTAAGGGATGTTGCGTCCTATTCATTGCTCATATTGCTGGAACAATTAAACCCGAAAGAAAGAGCGGTATTCATTTTAAAAGAAGCATTCGGCTACAGCCATGAGGAAATTGCGGAGGTATTATCCAGTACCGTGGAAAATTCCCGGAAACTCCTGAGCCGGGCGAAAGCCAGGTTAGATCCTGCGCAACGGCCAGTCAGTACGGGTAAAGTGACACCGGATATTTTAAACAACTACATCAATGCCCTCACCGGAGGAGACACACAACAGCTGGAAAGCCTGCTGTCAAAGGATATTTCCTTCTTTGCCGATGGTGGTACTACACATAAGGTAGTGAAGAAAACCTGTCAGGGCTTACGGGAAGTTACCGATCTGCTTATCTATCTGTATAAAACCTATCAATCGGCTTTATCCATGGAGATAAAAGAGATCAACCACCAACCTGCCATCCTGTTGTATAACGGGCCGCAACTGATCAGCTGTCAGGTATTCCGCCTCGATGAAACAGATGGCCGGATTGCTCAGATCAGCGTGCTGGTGGATCCTGAAAAATTGAAGTCGCTCACCATCGCATAA
- a CDS encoding polysaccharide deacetylase family protein: MATRKEFLKTAGMVGLAGMVRPGAVIAQASPSRLPAATPTWADGSRLIVSVSMQFEAGGQPDNAESPFPRNMQPGFKDLPAATWYEYGYKEGIPRMLDNWDKHGIKVTSHMVGAAVLKNPALAREIVQRGHEAAAHGRDWSSQYMLSYEAEKRFIQDGVTAVKEATGVTPVGYNANWLRRGENTLKILQELGFLYHIDDLSRDEPFITTVNNRDFAVVPYTLRCNDIQLIAGQWFSTDQFLQQVKMEFDQLYEESARRRRMMSISFHDRIGGTPQLVNATSALLTYLQKHKGVVFRRKDEIAKMALEDKNTIRE; encoded by the coding sequence ATGGCTACAAGAAAAGAATTTCTGAAAACAGCCGGCATGGTTGGCCTGGCAGGGATGGTACGCCCCGGCGCTGTGATCGCGCAAGCCTCACCTTCCCGGCTACCAGCGGCTACCCCTACCTGGGCAGATGGTTCCCGCCTGATCGTATCTGTATCCATGCAGTTTGAAGCCGGCGGACAACCCGATAACGCAGAAAGTCCGTTTCCACGGAACATGCAGCCCGGCTTTAAAGACCTGCCCGCCGCCACCTGGTACGAGTATGGCTACAAGGAAGGGATCCCGCGGATGCTCGACAACTGGGATAAACATGGCATTAAAGTTACCTCCCATATGGTCGGCGCAGCGGTCCTGAAAAATCCGGCCCTCGCCCGGGAAATTGTACAAAGGGGGCACGAAGCTGCTGCACATGGCCGCGATTGGTCTTCCCAATACATGTTATCCTACGAAGCCGAAAAACGTTTCATCCAGGATGGAGTGACCGCCGTGAAGGAAGCCACGGGCGTTACGCCGGTAGGCTATAATGCCAACTGGCTGCGGCGGGGCGAAAATACCCTGAAGATATTGCAGGAATTGGGCTTCCTGTACCACATCGATGACCTGAGCCGCGATGAACCTTTCATCACCACCGTAAATAACCGCGATTTTGCAGTAGTGCCCTATACACTACGCTGTAACGATATTCAGCTCATTGCCGGACAATGGTTTTCTACAGATCAGTTTCTGCAGCAGGTAAAAATGGAATTTGATCAGTTGTATGAAGAGTCAGCCCGCCGTCGCAGAATGATGTCTATCAGCTTCCACGACCGCATTGGCGGTACACCACAGCTGGTGAATGCGACAAGTGCTTTGCTGACATACCTGCAAAAGCACAAGGGAGTTGTATTCCGGCGGAAAGATGAAATTGCGAAAATGGCCCTGGAAGATAAAAATACCATCCGCGAATAA
- a CDS encoding DoxX family protein: MDNNAIAFVLLRLAVAASMFGHGLVRLPKLNGFSGWMVKSFENSMLPKIMVVPFSYALPIAEFVIGALLILGLFTRASLIGGSIVMFMLIMGTTLIEHWEALPSQLIHVAFFAVLLVFIRYNTIAVDHLIKK, translated from the coding sequence ATGGACAATAACGCTATTGCATTCGTATTACTTCGCCTGGCAGTTGCTGCTAGTATGTTTGGCCACGGATTGGTCCGTTTGCCTAAATTAAATGGTTTCAGTGGCTGGATGGTTAAGAGCTTTGAAAACTCTATGCTGCCAAAAATAATGGTAGTGCCTTTCAGTTATGCTTTGCCTATCGCCGAATTTGTAATCGGCGCCCTGCTGATCCTTGGTTTATTTACCCGTGCGTCCCTGATTGGTGGCAGCATTGTGATGTTCATGCTGATCATGGGTACTACCCTGATCGAACATTGGGAAGCCCTTCCTTCTCAGTTGATACATGTTGCCTTTTTCGCGGTTTTACTGGTATTTATCCGGTATAACACTATTGCAGTGGATCATCTCATTAAAAAATAA
- a CDS encoding AraC family transcriptional regulator codes for MTQSSAAADQKNSTFLGSFCTFAGMVHENLYQPFEIEYRECTECPIDPHKHNFFELVYIVEGDGVQSVNQHQLPYSPEKLFLVMPQDSHSFEVKETTKFFFIRFNNIYLKNQPKDWIQQLEFIFQNNNHLPGCILKNKTDKPLVKSLIEALIRELVNQQHYHKELAQQIVNTIIMVVARNMLFQLPEPARNSPKTDTSQNILHYIHEHIYSPEKLRAEQIATHFNISPTYLSEYFKRHNGDSLQQYITQYKLKLVEIRLQYSQMRVGEIAWELGFTDESHLNRIFKKYKGVNPSAFRKEVQVQQHQAN; via the coding sequence ATGACTCAAAGTTCAGCCGCCGCCGATCAAAAAAACAGTACATTCCTGGGATCATTCTGTACTTTTGCGGGTATGGTACACGAGAATTTATATCAGCCTTTTGAGATTGAATACCGGGAATGTACAGAATGCCCGATAGATCCGCATAAGCATAACTTCTTCGAACTGGTTTATATTGTTGAGGGAGATGGGGTGCAATCTGTCAACCAGCATCAGCTGCCTTACAGCCCGGAGAAACTGTTTCTGGTCATGCCGCAGGATTCCCACTCTTTTGAAGTAAAGGAAACCACGAAATTCTTCTTTATCCGCTTCAATAACATCTACCTGAAAAACCAGCCGAAAGACTGGATTCAGCAACTGGAATTCATCTTCCAGAATAATAATCACCTGCCGGGTTGTATCTTAAAAAACAAAACCGACAAACCCCTGGTCAAATCACTGATAGAAGCGCTGATCCGGGAGCTGGTCAACCAACAGCACTATCACAAGGAACTGGCCCAGCAGATTGTGAATACCATCATCATGGTAGTAGCCCGCAACATGTTGTTCCAACTGCCGGAACCGGCCAGAAACAGCCCTAAGACAGATACGTCTCAAAATATACTGCATTATATACACGAGCATATTTATTCGCCCGAAAAACTGCGTGCAGAGCAGATTGCCACTCATTTTAATATTTCGCCTACCTATCTGAGCGAATATTTTAAGCGGCATAACGGCGACAGCCTGCAGCAATACATCACACAATACAAACTGAAACTGGTGGAAATACGGCTGCAGTACAGCCAGATGCGTGTAGGAGAAATTGCCTGGGAGCTGGGCTTTACAGATGAAAGCCACTTAAACAGGATCTTTAAAAAATATAAAGGGGTTAATCCTTCTGCCTTCCGGAAGGAGGTGCAGGTGCAGCAGCACCAGGCCAACTAA
- a CDS encoding SMI1/KNR4 family protein: MQAYWTRWEKWMQKHAPKLPDTLNPGVAPATVDALERLIGSKLPADFKSFYAIHNGQQRVKTGLVDADQLLPVEDMITQWHHWKNVLDSGGFIYNEEIIASTPDTGIKSDWWNPLWIPITSDGFGNHLCIDLDPAPEGQYGQIITVWHEDSHRGILAPSFEAWMHQYITAIEKGEYVFVKKWGIVHKDTFLNYND; this comes from the coding sequence ATGCAAGCATATTGGACCAGATGGGAAAAATGGATGCAAAAGCATGCTCCCAAACTACCCGACACCCTTAACCCAGGTGTTGCACCTGCCACCGTTGACGCCCTGGAAAGGCTTATCGGCAGCAAGCTGCCGGCTGATTTCAAGTCCTTTTACGCCATACACAACGGACAACAGCGGGTTAAAACCGGCCTCGTGGATGCAGACCAGCTGCTACCGGTAGAAGACATGATTACCCAGTGGCATCACTGGAAAAATGTACTGGACAGCGGCGGTTTCATTTATAACGAAGAAATAATAGCATCCACACCAGATACCGGTATTAAAAGTGATTGGTGGAACCCCTTGTGGATACCCATTACCAGCGATGGTTTTGGCAACCACCTGTGTATCGACCTCGACCCGGCTCCGGAAGGGCAATACGGCCAGATCATCACCGTATGGCATGAAGACAGCCACCGCGGCATATTAGCCCCTTCCTTTGAAGCGTGGATGCATCAATACATCACAGCTATAGAAAAAGGAGAATATGTATTTGTTAAAAAATGGGGAATCGTACACAAAGACACGTTCCTGAACTACAACGACTGA
- a CDS encoding AraC family transcriptional regulator encodes MKQLALGMIAYAVQRDVDAAQLCKHAGIDPEALKHKTCPPVTAQQLQDLWLNAGRLTNDPLFGLHFAESLRPAALGIVGEIIQSSATVGEALTHAAALTHLITDQCRMEVIRTHKTFTVQLIPHTDPGATPPYAFRQLIDLLLVMVIHELDGLVFEKIIPSAVRLAYAVPDVQEYERVFRCKPLKRAGEYSLVFDSRYWDEPLLTANHQLQGLLLQKVSSLAAQTGSQPATLQTRIYNYLLANSYLGVASLNDMAANFNLSPRSLQRKLREEGVKYQEIADAVRSSLALYYIASGNYPLKDISYMLGYNELSAFTRAFKRWTGSTPVTYQSL; translated from the coding sequence ATGAAACAACTGGCATTAGGAATGATAGCGTATGCCGTGCAGCGTGATGTAGATGCTGCACAGTTATGTAAGCATGCGGGTATTGATCCGGAAGCATTGAAGCATAAAACATGCCCACCGGTCACGGCACAACAGCTGCAGGATTTGTGGCTCAATGCCGGCCGGCTTACCAATGATCCTTTATTCGGATTACACTTTGCCGAATCTTTACGACCGGCAGCACTGGGTATTGTAGGTGAAATTATCCAAAGCAGTGCCACCGTGGGGGAAGCGCTCACCCACGCCGCAGCGCTCACGCACCTGATTACAGACCAGTGCCGGATGGAAGTGATCCGCACGCATAAAACCTTTACCGTTCAACTGATTCCTCATACAGATCCCGGTGCCACACCGCCCTATGCATTCCGGCAACTGATAGACCTGTTGCTGGTAATGGTCATCCACGAACTGGATGGACTGGTGTTTGAAAAAATTATTCCATCCGCGGTACGCCTGGCGTATGCTGTGCCGGATGTACAGGAGTATGAACGGGTATTCCGTTGCAAACCCTTGAAACGTGCAGGGGAATACAGCCTGGTATTCGACAGCCGCTACTGGGATGAACCGTTGTTAACAGCCAATCACCAGTTGCAGGGGTTATTGCTGCAAAAGGTATCTTCGCTGGCCGCACAAACCGGTAGTCAGCCGGCCACCCTGCAGACAAGAATATACAATTACCTGCTGGCCAACTCCTATCTGGGAGTGGCATCGCTGAATGATATGGCAGCCAACTTTAACCTGAGTCCGCGCAGCTTACAACGTAAGCTCCGGGAAGAAGGGGTGAAATATCAGGAGATCGCTGATGCGGTGCGTAGTTCACTGGCCTTATACTACATTGCTTCCGGTAATTATCCGTTGAAGGATATTTCCTATATGTTGGGTTATAATGAATTAAGTGCTTTTACCCGGGCATTTAAACGCTGGACGGGCAGCACACCGGTCACTTATCAGTCGTTGTAG
- a CDS encoding nuclear transport factor 2 family protein, with the protein MENQTAAVVNAFLTAVKAVNMEQLGALLHPDIIWEQPGHNRFAGTKKSIGEVFQMVGGMFAVSGNTMALTHTSTISVNGDQAAVVLHWTATRPGAVLDTDNVDVYTVNDGKIVAAKIYVSDPAQEDLFWGQQ; encoded by the coding sequence ATGGAAAATCAGACAGCAGCAGTAGTCAACGCATTTTTAACCGCCGTAAAAGCCGTAAATATGGAACAACTGGGTGCCTTATTACATCCTGATATTATCTGGGAACAACCTGGGCATAATCGCTTCGCGGGCACTAAAAAAAGCATCGGAGAAGTATTTCAGATGGTGGGTGGCATGTTTGCAGTATCCGGCAATACCATGGCCTTAACCCATACCAGCACGATCAGTGTAAACGGAGATCAGGCAGCCGTTGTATTGCACTGGACAGCTACACGCCCCGGGGCAGTACTGGACACTGATAACGTGGATGTATACACGGTAAACGATGGAAAAATTGTAGCGGCTAAAATATATGTATCAGATCCGGCACAGGAAGACCTGTTCTGGGGGCAACAATAG